The sequence atttttaattttttttagtttatccTCATTAATATAAACGGGGTGgactgaatatatatatatatagatatattcaACATCACAGCAAACCACTGCCTTCAAATTGCCACAAAGTCGAATCAACACCTCTCCAAAACAATTTAAGATAAACTGCCAACTGACTATTTGCTCGCTGGCTGGTTTCCTCTGTGTGAGAGATACATACTGACagatgtcagtcagtcacactgcagctggCATAATGGAAGGGTTTTCTTGCCTAATTGAAGATCATTCTACATGTTTAGCTCCATGATACATTGTTTTTCTGAAAGTATTGTATGATGGTGTTGTCAGCCAAGTATTGAGTATTTCGtgcatattgtatatattttgtgaTCTGAAGTTAGTGCTCGTCTACTTACCACATGTGCACTTCCTCAGTTTAATGTTGGTGGCTTCATACGTGCTTGCATGTCCAGGCCACATTGCTTTAACGCAGACTGTCCACCAGGCTCTGAGAtcacgtgtgtgtttgagtgtgtgcagtATGTATGGGTATCCATGCATCCACTCACCATAGTAATCCTGCTGCCTTTGTGCTCCTCACATATAAGCTACAAAATGACCCATCTGAGAAACTGCTGCCTCAGCAGACCGTGCACCCCTCAGCCCCTCCCCGGTGGTCATgggcagcatgtgtgtgttgtgtgtgtgaatgtctgcagcctgtgtgtaagtgtctctgtgtgtgagcttACTGGATCATTTTCTCTGGCTCTGGAGGtgaacaggaagaggacagaaggttttttttttctcaggataTCAGGGAGTGGTGGACAAGGAGGAAGTGTCATATTATTCTTTCTGATTGCTGTTGGAGCTTTCTGGAAAGCGAGGGAGTTTGAACCTGGATTCTGAGAAAGAGGGCTGCATTGTGTCACCTCAGTGACAAATCACATGCTTGGATAGACGTGTGCAGTTCAGTTTTTTCGCTGGTGGTTGGAACCCCTTCAGATCACCAaaaaactggattttttttttgtcctgggAGAAACAGCCATGACAACTgagactgtttgtgtttctgtgagccTGACCCCACCGTGTTTTTGACTGGGAGCTCCAAACATGTTATTGTTCTCAAACAAATGATGGGCTGGAATGGCGCACAGCGGACACAGCGTGTACTCCTGTCAGGATAACAGTCAGGCTGCTGCAGGACTGGAATTTGATCTTCACACTTCTGCTCAATCTGCTGCTGTCATGGTGGACAGGAAACGTCTGTGACTGCATTTCAGAGACTCGTATGGTCTGCACTTGGTTTTATCCCAAGGACTTGTGCCTGAAGCAGAAACATGTGATGTACAGTGTGTGGGAAGAGCACCCAGATAGACTCACATGGGACTAAAacatgcagctgcagaaagaCATGTGGAGGGATTGCTTTTTCAACAAAGAAACTCTGATTTATATTTATGAGAGATCTTTCTTGAATCTGTAAATTAAGGTTTTTAGATTATTAGAGCTAAtgtggattcatttttttttttcagttgtacTTTTGAGTTCATTTTGAAGACAGCGTAGGTTTTAGAGAAAAAGTACTTTCTATGTAATTCAGAAGATCATTACCTAAATCTGCACTATGCCCCACAATCAATTCTCAGTGTTGTTATATATCTAGATGTCTTCCTTGTCTTTTGAAGATAGTTGCTCTTCTTCTTGCAGCATAGTTCCTGCATAAAAAGTTCCAGCATAATTCCTCCTGTGGTTTATCTGTCTCGTGTCTGCGTTCAGTCTGTGGCAGGAAGGAGGCGTAACAAACGATGTGACATCAGTGCAAACACGGCATTTTCTCTCTGACTGGCAGCACTGGGTTCAAAGTTCAAACTCCACAGCTAAGGCAGGACAGTTTCAGTGTCACTGCTGACCGTAGCTTTCATCAAGGCCACTGCCGTCAAAGAAGTACCGAACTTCTTAACCATTGTCCGTCATTTTGAATGGTGTTCTGTCTCCGGTGGCAGTTCGATCCCCCAGCTCGGCCTGGATATTTCAGGATCTTTTCAGGACTTGTATCCGGACTCTACTTGTGACTGcgtttttttttggagtttgCATCAGGCCTGAGTGGAATGTTTGGCCATCTGTATCTCCAGATGTGTGTGGGTGCTGGAGCACGACCAGCGTACTGTgaatgacacacagacacacacgcacacacacacttgtgctgTGGACTTCAGGGACCTTAATAAATTCACACAGctgaagcacacagacaaatcCAAACTGATCAATGGAGTGCTTATGCGGGCGGCAGACAGCTGGTTTCCATGAAGATCAAACCAATACCGAGAGTCCAGTAACGATCTCCTCCTATGCTATACAGTTAGAACTAGGCTGCATTGGTAGGCCCATACCCtctatttactgtatttactgtgtgAACCATATATGGTGCTAAAGGAAGGATGAATATGGAAACTAAAAGACGACTTCAACAATgttatagtttgttttttttccccacataaATATGAGCTGCATCAATACACTGACACTGAAGTGCTTTCTtccagatggaggaggaggcaatTATGACATAGTGAACAACGCTGTGATCTCAACACCTGGGCCACAAAACCACAGAGCCCAAAATGTGTCCTTACGGCAAAGCTGGGAGATGAACTACCAGGAGGCAGCCATCTACCTGCAGGTATTCACTAGAAGTGGATTTGTTTGTCGCTGAGTGTAAAGGGAAAGTGCAACTGTGTTCACATGGTCGTATAACTGATGTTATTACACCCTCCACACTGTTATACTTGTTAGACTTATAGTTATATAGCTATAGTCTGTGCCCTTTAAATGGGCTGTATTTACATCACGAACAGTTTCCGGGAGTAATAAAGTTAAGATACAAGAActtgtttttcctgccactgttgcctttgctctttatggaaagcgtcttgagataacacttggTATGaatttggcgctatataaataaagatgaattgattgattgattgaaatattaaatttcTTGGCTGATAAACAATAATTATCCGATTATTGTTAATACAAATCCAATCCATTGTGTGTATCCTTAAAGCCTGCCAAGGTGTTGAATACATTTACTTCCTCATAACATTATTGCaaatccagtttttttttttaaaaatgtaattttggaAATGTTTATATCCATAATTAAAAGCTGGCAGTCTTGTTCTTCACTGCCAATTTCGGTAGGTTTATTCCTTTGAATGGTTCTTCAGTAGCTGGTTTTCGAGGCTGTGTTATGGCAACTTCTCCCCTCACAGCTCATCTTTTACATCAAGTGCTGGAAAATCGGTAACACAGTGCTTACCACACGTTTTCTTTAATGCCCTCCTTTGAAAGCCTAAAACTTGAAAGCAGGAATCAGCTGAAATCCAATAAGTAAAATGAAAAGGTTTGCATTTTTTTGACTCATATGTTCTTTAAATTCCACATATAGGAGGGAGAGAACAACGATAAGTTCTTCACCCATCCGCGAAACCCAAAGGCACTGGCAGCGTACCTGTTTGCCCACAACCACCTGTTCTACATGATGGAGCTGCTCACAggcctgctgctgatgatgctgtCCCTGTGTGAAGCTCCCGCCGTGCCCTCACTTCGCCTGGATGTCTACGTGAGTGATCGCACACGAACGCAATCTGATACGCACAGTCTGCTGTAAAAGCTCCTGTATATTTCATGCCCCTGCAGGTCCACGCCACTCTGGAGCTTCTGGCTTTGGTTATGGTGGCATTTGAGCTATGCATGAAACTCCGCTGGTTAGGCTTCCACACCTTCATACGACACAAGAGGACCATGGTGAAGGTGACTGATAAATGTTGGACACTTTCTGATGGCTTTAAAGTGGAGTAATTTTACAGTAACCACAGAGAaatcctgtgttttttcttgcCTCGCTCTACAGGGAGGTCAGAGGCCAGGGTCAGTCACTTTAGTATGATGGATGCTTGCTCTAGTAGGTTTAGGCCCCCTGCTGTTTGTCAGCGTGGGGATCAGCCTCTGCCgttgtgttttgttcatttgtctcTTCTCCTTGCGCAGACGTGTGTGTTGAAGCTACAGTTCGTGGAGGCCATAGTGGTTCTGATCAGACAGACGTCTCACGTGAGAGTGACCAGAGCTCTCAGGCCAATTTTCCTAGTGGACTGTAGATACTGTGGTGCTGTGCGCAGGTACATAATGACTTGAACAAACATGTACAGGTTCACACTTTCTGCTTCCTCAATTGAGAGGTTTTTATAATGACTAAAGTCAAATCCTCCTCTCTAGTGTCTACTGGAAGACACTAGAGAGAATAAAGGAAACGCCATATGGAGGAACAcgccatctatctatccatttGACTCAAAAACTTCCCTTGAGATTtcattcagatgtttttttggtGCTACAGTTAGGAGTCActtttcagtgaaaaatgacatttactgcatttactACTGTTTTTAATGCAGCTAATTTGCATTCGGGTACCTTAGATTTAATGTCCCTCTTTCCATCATTCTAACCCACTCGCtgagcacacagacaccacTGATTTAACTGTCGTCACTGACAAGCTTTCTTTCATCCAATCAGAAACCTGCGTCAGATCTTCCAGTCCCTCCCACCGTTTATTGACATACTCCTATTGCTGCTCTTTTTCATGGTTATATTTGCTATCTTGGGTAAGGATACATGTTATTCTAATACATATGTAATGCTGTTGCTTCTTTTTGTTGCTGTGATTTATAGAATAGTTTGAGTGAACCATCTACTGTCTTAAGAGGGAATGGggttttctgtttcctgtgtgtttaaCTGTCCTGTTATCTCTTTTCAGGTTTCTGCCTCTTCTCTCCAAACACCACTGACCTGGTACGTTCAGTCTTTAGTCTGACAGATATTAGGTTTGTAAAATGATGTAAGTTTGGGGACTTTGGTTGTTCTCTGTGCTCCAAACTTTGGTGGTCACATTTCCTGACTTCGACCCTCTCCTCTCACCGCAGTACTTCAGCACTCTGGAGAACAGCCTCGTCagtctgtttgtgctgctgaccACAGCAAAGTAAGCACGGCAGTACTTGTGGTActgttcagtttttttaattcttttttttacttcaccGCGCCCGTCTTTTGGCTGATTCCGCGGCTTTTATTTTATACGTTCTGACTAATGTATCTCCTGCGTCCCTCTTTCTTATAGTTTCCCCGACGTGATGATGCCTGCGTACTCCAAGAACCGCTGGTCCTGTGTTTTCTTCATTGTTTACCTTTCCATAGAGCTCTACTTCATCATGAATCTGGTATAAATAGAAATTTGTGCAACAGCATCAAATGTCTGTGCCAACTTGCATATgagaaatattatatttatggACGAGTGGCCCTTTTACACGATTACTTAACAGCTTCACCTCACTCTCATTTCATCTCTCCCCTTCCAGCTCTTGGCAGTGGTTTTTGATACGTTCAACGATGTCGAGAAGATGAAGTTTAAATCTCTTCTGCTTCACAAACGCTCCGCCATCGACCACGCCTTTCAGCTCTTAGTCAGCCGGCAGGTACAGCCTCACTGTTTTACGTAGTGTCGTGTGTATTTGGTACAAATGATTTCTTTTACAAAGTGCTCACAGCCAATGCTTTTGCCTGTGTTGATGTCTCTCCAGAGGCCGATGGGCGTGTCGCTGAAACAGTTTGACGGTCTGATGCGATTTTATAGACCACGGATGTCTGCAAGAGACCGCTTCCTCACGTATAAAGCTCTTAACACCTCAGGGGCTCCTATGCTCAGGTAAGTGCCAGACACTTTCtgcattgtatttcattgtAACATTTCCATATAGCTCAACTGAATGAGTCTGTTCTACTTACAGCTTACAGGACTTTTATAAGTTCTATGAAGTCACTGGCCTTAAATGGAAGGTAAGCAGCCGCGCATTTGTACCGTGTTGTTATTGCTTTTGTGTCCTTTTGGTTGTTTctaatatatatgtgtgtgttgcttagGCAAGACGCAGTGGAGAATATTGGTTCGATGACCTTCCACAGACGACTTTCCTCATTTTCAAGGGCAAGTTCTCTGttttacttcttcttttttcgTTTTAATTGAACAGATCACGTctcagttcagctcagttcCTCATTCTCagtgctttctttttctgttttaatagGCATCAACCTGCTTGTGAAGTCAAAGGCCTTCCAGTATGTCATGTGTAAGTGTAATCATTTACACTCTCCCAGCTGTCCCCAGAAACAAACTTTCTCATCATAAACctttttttaacaacttttctCGTGACTGTAGATGTGGTGGTGGCCATCAATGGTGTGTGGATCCTCGTGGAGACGTACACTCTGAATAGTAAGATCTTTCCCCGTAACACAAACGCATATGAATAAAGGAAAGTGTTTTGCACTGCAGTGTTTTGCACCTTGCTCTCCCTCTGCAGGTGGATTTTCCTGGTCCAGATTTGTCCCCTGGAGTTACATTGTTTTCCTGACCAGTGAGTAGGCTGCTAGCTGTCTcctattcacacagaaaatcatTACATTATTCATATAATGTAAACTGGTCATAGAACTAATTAAAGTCATTTACATGCACTTATACTAATATtaactcttcctctgtccttccACTTTTAGTTTATGGTGTAGAGGTGTTATTGAAAATTACAGGTTTGGGACCGATGGCTTATTTCAGCTCTGGGTGGAATCTGTGAGTAATAACGTGGATTATGGGTCCGTTGATTGACATTTTTGATCAATACTGAATCCAAAAATTGGGACTCATAGGTTATGctgagcaaataaataaatccatggTTGAGTCTCTACCTTTGGATTCGGTATTCTTACTAAACATCAGTAATTTGAATGTGGCTATTATgtgaaaatacaacaaaaatgtatttgatgtaCCAAActctggctctgtgtttttgGTCTTTGCTCCTCTGTACAGGTTTGATTTCTCAGTGACAGTGTTTGCCTTCCTTGGCCTGGTTGCTCTTGCCTTTGATATGGAGCCATTTTACTTTATTGTAGTTCTCAGACCATTTCAGCTGCTCcggtaccttttttttttttttcttactccaTAGAATATTGTGTACATGCATTTCTGGCCCTGTgccatattttcttttatgtttacATAAAACATGTCATCTCTCACAGGTTATTTAAGATAAAGCAGAGGTATCGTAATGTGTTGGACACCATGTTTGAGCTCTTCCCAAGGATGGCAAGTCTGGGGCTGACCTTAATCATCTTCTACTACTCCTTTGCCATTGTGGGAATGGAGTTCTTCGCAGATGTGGTTTACCCCAACTGCTGCAAGtgagtttttattcatttcatttatttcttatcTTCTGTGTTTTATCTATACCTTGTGGCACAAGAGTCACATGTTTATGTCTACTAACCACTCGTCATTCCAGCACCAGCACAGTGGCAGACTCCTACAGGCTGATCAACGTCACGTATGGCAACAAAACAGTACTGGAAGAAGGCTACTATTATCTCAATAACTTCAACAACATTCTCAGCAGCTTTGGTAATTCCTTAAATACTTTTTAAGTATAAGTCTGGCAATATTCTatagtttttgttattgtcaacaaataCCAGAAGTGTCTGTCAGGACTTCACGCCTGAATAATTTCCTGTAATAGCTGGATACTGTAGTTTTTAGAAAGTGTTTCTCAAACAAGATTGAATATAGCCACTCATTTGGTGTGGTAGTGAGTATTTGCGGCAGCAGGATGACGTTTGTGGGGCTGAATAAACTACAGTTGCCAGTGCAACAACTATCACGTTTTTGCtacacagacaagacagactTGTTACTTAGGTCAAGTGGGATTGACCGATTGATGTTTATTCTCTTTAGGTGTGAAATTTTCAATTATAGTTTTAATTTGTGTATTCgtttctttctgttgtttttctccagtgACTCTGTTTGAGCTGACTGTGGTCAATAACTGGTACATTACCATGGTAAGATCGAGTCAATCATCTGCCGTCTTTTCATCAGTCACCACTCTGCATTCTTGTCATTGATCAGTGGGTGACGCCGTTTGCTACCGTGTTCATTCTCTCACAGGAAGGAGTAACTTCCATGACCAGCCACTGGAGTCGCCTCTACTTCATGACCTTTTACATAGTTACAATGGTGAGGAgcttgtgggggggggggggtatacaCTGCTACTTATCTGTGTTAATGCTTGCATGACATTTTGCCTGTCCCCTCTCCAGGTGGTGATGACCATCATTGTGGCGTTCATTCTCGATGCGTTCGTGTTCCGCATGAACTACAGCCGCAAGAACCGAGAACCAGTGGAGAACCCAGAGGGTGGGACTGTGTGGATATTGTGCATACATTTACTTAATGTGTATCACACATTTGCAGTACTGcagtatatattgtataaaatGCTTATTTGATTAATATTTGCCTACCAGTACTGTATGAAAGGACAGTGTGGAGAGTGAACTAGTGTTCAGCAAGtcatttaaatgtctgtgtgcGTACACTCTCTAGATGAGAACGGGATAGTGTTTGAAGTAGAGGTGAGTCGTGATGAAGCTCTGGCCACTCTGGAGCTGTACAAACAGACCTGCCCAGGACTGACATCCCTCAGCTCTCTTCAGGGAGTCCTACAAGCTATGGACAGGAGTGGGGTAAGAACACGTGCCATCTGCTCTTTGTCCTCTGCTCCTTGAATGACTCCCACTAACTAGCTTTCCCCTCCTGCACTGGTGTGCACAGCACTTGTCTCTGGTGTACCTAGGTCGCAGGTCTAGGACGAAGAGTGATCTCAGCATGAAAATGTACGAGGAGGAGATACAGGTACGAAAGTGACAATTAAATCGTGAACATCATGAAAGAAGTTGGTCTGTCATAAGCTCCTTCTCTACGCCTCGTTCCTCCAGGAGTGGTATGCAGAGTACTCGAGAGAAAACCTGCCTCAGCCAGACCAAAGCCCGGAGCGGGATCTGGACAGTCCCGTCTCTGAACCGTCTTCCTTCCCAGAGCCTCAGCTCAACTCACAGACTGGACCTCACAGCATCAACTAACACACAGTTTGCAAGCAGTACATACACACCATAACCTCAGCGTTTTTAAATGCTAAGAGAACCCATCACTCCAGGTCTTTTCCAGTCCCCCCCACACTCCCCGTTTGCCACAGTGGGGCCTTTTAGACGGATGTGAGAGTGAGACGAGTTAATGATTCCTCCTCCCTGGAGCCATcaccacagacagaaagacaacagTACAGGTCTGTTGCTTGACCAGTGAAGCGGGAATGTTGCCCTCTTTTGGCCTTTTCAAAGACTGCAGCATGGAGCCTGTACTACTACAATATGTTGAGTACATGTGCTGCTGTAGGCCTTTTGTGACCTCTTGTAAATCATGTAGTACTTCAACCAGATGCCTTAGTTCAATGGCTCATCTGATCAGTATTAACACAGACAGTACGTCTACTAAGTTCTAAGACCAAAAGTATAAACTACCACACTCCTTTGAGCTCAACCCAACAAAACAATTATGGTGTATTTCCTAACTAATGTCTCAACAGACTcagtattttacttttatataaCTTCTTATTCTGTAATGTATTTGAGTTAGTTAATAAGGGATTTTATTAAACTGTTCAAATTGTCAAGtgcattttatgtatttttgctGTACTATCATCACTGCTTATTTAGCTATGATGTAACATTTAACACAGAATGTGAGGAGCGATTAAAAATAAGAACAGAATAAGTACTGTACaacctgtaaaaacaaataGCAACTCACATCACATCTCCACTCAGCACAAACaagaatatgaataataaagGCACAGTGTGATGCTTAGTTTCGGCTGAACCTGAGTAGAAAAGTCTTTTCAGTTCATTTGCCTGCTTGGTTTCACAAACCAACCGGCTGGGATGCAGGCATGTGCACAAAATGTACAGTTGATTCTTGTATAAATAGTGCATTAACATAACATGTAGAAGGCGATGTCATTCATACGCTCTCAGTGTAGAGTCTGTTCCAGTGTGTCATCTTGTCTTACTGGAGCACATTAACAGCCTC comes from Pempheris klunzingeri isolate RE-2024b chromosome 7, fPemKlu1.hap1, whole genome shotgun sequence and encodes:
- the tpcn1 gene encoding two pore channel protein 1, encoding MESDDDVPLILTWDEANSGLLNEETERGDENGGGGNYDIVNNAVISTPGPQNHRAQNVSLRQSWEMNYQEAAIYLQEGENNDKFFTHPRNPKALAAYLFAHNHLFYMMELLTGLLLMMLSLCEAPAVPSLRLDVYVHATLELLALVMVAFELCMKLRWLGFHTFIRHKRTMVKTCVLKLQFVEAIVVLIRQTSHVRVTRALRPIFLVDCRYCGAVRRNLRQIFQSLPPFIDILLLLLFFMVIFAILGFCLFSPNTTDLYFSTLENSLVSLFVLLTTANFPDVMMPAYSKNRWSCVFFIVYLSIELYFIMNLLLAVVFDTFNDVEKMKFKSLLLHKRSAIDHAFQLLVSRQRPMGVSLKQFDGLMRFYRPRMSARDRFLTYKALNTSGAPMLSLQDFYKFYEVTGLKWKARRSGEYWFDDLPQTTFLIFKGINLLVKSKAFQYVMYVVVAINGVWILVETYTLNSGFSWSRFVPWSYIVFLTIYGVEVLLKITGLGPMAYFSSGWNLFDFSVTVFAFLGLVALAFDMEPFYFIVVLRPFQLLRLFKIKQRYRNVLDTMFELFPRMASLGLTLIIFYYSFAIVGMEFFADVVYPNCCNTSTVADSYRLINVTYGNKTVLEEGYYYLNNFNNILSSFVTLFELTVVNNWYITMEGVTSMTSHWSRLYFMTFYIVTMVVMTIIVAFILDAFVFRMNYSRKNREPVENPEDENGIVFEVEVSRDEALATLELYKQTCPGLTSLSSLQGVLQAMDRSGHLSLVYLGRRSRTKSDLSMKMYEEEIQEWYAEYSRENLPQPDQSPERDLDSPVSEPSSFPEPQLNSQTGPHSIN